From Carassius gibelio isolate Cgi1373 ecotype wild population from Czech Republic chromosome B21, carGib1.2-hapl.c, whole genome shotgun sequence, the proteins below share one genomic window:
- the cast gene encoding calpastatin isoform X9, with translation MGQILSWIRGTQDQPALQDVTVEQQSQQVTPTPTSQVSSGKPAQYEKGATQSSTAAVTVKPGTAPAAPSGASSAGAAGGGGFTTTQKGPSQVTPQATVSKPTPAPSAKVPVVSSGTGPAGTTGVKATDPLKDKAQSTTIPSSKPGPAKVDPAVGKPSAPAGTQKQTSAQKVQVEVGSSGTKVNTEDVDPFDALSGTLPSSEPVAPKVPAFTGPEVKEPNVKAEKGVICGERDDTLPPGYRRADLEKKTPAGVPEKPKEVPKPISSDEALDSLSAGFVSSAPPAPKKTDVKTETVGAVDVRSAGISNFAPPPPSQKQPAPSQPAAVTKSPAPPADKKSRIETPAQPAKPKTDDTDVSLDALSALGDTLGAPEPPKKLPELKPGQIVDEKKQTSEKGVRVGERDDTLPPGYRFSEEELMKYPPPKKEPSINTDDALDFLSGGFSESVAAPVVKAPVPPSQEKKKPEAVPEKTKDVPKPEVDELSALDALACDFVAPAQSVPKVSSGAPKTVPPGPMQPPQTDEDAFSALGDTLGKPEPPKKEPELKPKDIVHEKDVTFKKGVRVGERDDTLPPGYRFSEEELKKYPPPEKEPSLDTTEALDILSGGFATPSEASAAKTPVCPASKLPAKPLDPASDFALDALADDFVAPSSASKVQSAVSGPPHADRQLSEGSSSALDALSDTLADIKGAPEPAPVPPKDVVKEKNIVEERVSKPGERDDTLPPEYRFTEEDRKAFLADKQKDVKPKKPSIDDTTALDMLSSDFSSVQPVKPSAPDAQHFTPEPQPSTFKASGPVFDELAEKVIPNLTDPKAKDSKPKGKGAKPKSKPKKQSVEDSSSTEKLPGKPSSDVVPSSSTKSGNR, from the exons ATGGGCCAGATCTTGAGCTGGATCCGCGGCACACAGGACCAACCTGCCCTGCAGGACGTCACTGTCGAGCAACAG TCTCAGCAAGTCACACCCACCCCAACATCTCAGGTCTCCTCAGGGAAACCTGCACAATATGAG AAAGGAGCTACGCAGTCGTCTACAGCAGCTGTGACTGTCAAACCCGGCACCGCACCTGCAGCTCCTTCAGGAGCATCTTCTGCTGGAGCTGCAGGCGGTGGAGGCTTCACCACCACTCAGAAAGGACCTTCCCAAGTCACGCCACAG GCCACAGTCTCTAAACCCACACCTGCACCTTCTGCTAAAGTCCCAGTTGTGAGCTCTGGGACTGGACCTGCTGGAACGACAGGAGTGAAGGCCACAGACCCTCTGAAAGATAAGGCCCAG AGTACAACCATTCCCTCATCCAAACCGGGACCTGCTAAGGTGGATCCGGCTGTTGGGAAGCCCTCAGCCCCGGCCGGTACCCAAAAACAGACAAGCGCTCAAAAG GTGCAAGTAGAAGTGGGTTCTTCTGGAACTAAAGTCAACACAGAG gatgTAGATCCGTTTGATGCCCTTTCTGGTACTCTACCATCATCAGAACCTGTGGCTCCAAAAGTCCCAGCATTCACTGGACCAGAGGTCAAAGAG CCAAATGTAAAGGCAGAGAAGGGTGTTATCTGTGGTGAGAGAGATGACACGTTGCCACCCGGATACAGACGAGCAGACCTG GAAAAGAAAACACCTGCCGGAGTTCCTGAGAAGCCTAAAGAAGTTCCCAAG CCAATAAGTTCAGACGAGGCGCTGGACTCCCTCTCAGCTGGGTTTGTGTCTTCAGCTCCACCTGCTCCTAAGAAGACTGATGTG AAAACTGAAACAGTAGGAGCAGTCGATGTTCGTTCTGCAGGCATCTCCAACTTTGCTCCCCCTCCACCCTCTCAG AAACAGCCGGCACCATCTCAGCCTGCTGCTGTAACCAAATCCCCTGCTCCACCAGCTGACAAGAAATCCAGGATCGAGACACCTGCACAACCCGCTAAACCAAAGACAGATGAC ACGGACGTGTCACTGGACGCTCTCAGTGCTTTGGGCGACACACTGGGCGCTCCAGAACCACCCAAAAAATTACCTGAACTCAAACCTGGGCAGATAGTTGAT GAGAAGAAACAGACATCAGAGAAGGGCGTTCGTGTTGGAGAGCGAGATGACACGCTCCCACCAGGTTACAGATTCTCAGAGGAAGAGCTCATGAAATATCCTCCTCCTAAGAAAGAG CCCTCAATAAACACAGATGATGCACTGGACTTTCTTTCTGGAGGTTTCTCAGAGTCTGTAGCAGCACCGGTGGTAAAGGCCCCTGTTCCTCCTTCACAG GAAAAGAAGAAACCTGAAGCAGTTCCTGAAAAGACTAAAGATGTTCCTAAG CCTGAAGTGGATGAATTGTCAGCTCTGGATGCTCTGGCTTGTGATTTTGTGGCTCCTGCACAGTCTGTGCCTAAG GTTTCTTCTGGTGCTCCTAAAACTGTCCCGCCAGGCCCTATGCAACCACCACAGACAGATGAG GATGCTTTCAGCGCTCTGGGTGACACATTGGGTAAACCAGAGCCACCCAAAAAAGAACCCGAACTCAAACCCAAGGACATCGTTCAT GAGAAGGATGTGACATTTAAAAAGGGAGTTCGTGTTGGAGAGCGAGACGACACGCTCCCACCAGGTTACAGATTCTCAGAGGAAGAGCTCAAGAAATATCCTCCTCCTGAGAAAGAG CCATCCTTAGACACTACTGAAGCTCTGGATATTCTGTCTGGTGGTTTTGCAACCCCCTCTGAAGCATCGGCTGCCAAGACCCCCGTCTGTCCTGCCTCTAAGCTTCCTGCTAAG CCTTTAGATCCTGCTTCCGATTTCGCTTTAGATGCTCTTGCAGATGATTTTGTCGCTCCTTCTTCTGCATCTAAAGTTCAGTCTGCTGTCTCTGGCCCCCCACATGCTGACAGACAG TTGTCAGAAGGTTCCTCATCAGCTTTGGATGCCCTCTCAGACACTTTAGCAGACATTAAAGGAGCCCCTGAGCCTGCCCCTGTCCCACCTAAAGACGTCGTTAAG GAAAAGAATATAGTGGAGGAAAGAGTGAGTAAACCAGGTGAGAGAGACGACACCCTTCCACCTGAGTATCGGTTCACAGAGGAAGACCGCAAG GCATTTCTAGCAGACAAGCAGAAAGATGTCAAACCGAAAAAG CCATCAATCGATGACACAACGGCCCTTGACATGCTGTCTAGTGATTTTTCTTCAGTACAACCCGTGAAGCCCTCAGCACCTGACGCCCAACACTTCACCCCTGAACCACAACCGTCAACATTTAAG gCATCAGGTCCAGTTTTTGACGAGCTGGCAGAAAAAGTTATTCCCAACCTGACTGACCCTAAAGCTAAAGACAGCAAACCAAAG GGAAAGGGTGCAAAACCAAAGTCTAAACCAAAG
- the cast gene encoding calpastatin isoform X23 — protein MGQILSWIRGTQDQPALQDVTVEQQVSLTAYNRIESQQVTPTPTSQVSSGKPAQYEVQVEVGSSGTKVNTEDVDPFDALSGTLPSSEPVAPKVPAFTGPEVKEPNVKAEKGVICGERDDTLPPGYRRADLEKKTPAGVPEKPKEVPKPISSDEALDSLSAGFVSSAPPAPKKTDVKTETVGAVDVRSAGISNFAPPPPSQKQPAPSQPAAVTKSPAPPADKKSRIETPAQPAKPKTDDTDVSLDALSALGDTLGAPEPPKKLPELKPGQIVDEKKQTSEKGVRVGERDDTLPPGYRFSEEELMKYPPPKKEPSINTDDALDFLSGGFSESVAAPVVKAPVPPSQEKKKPEAVPEKTKDVPKPEVDELSALDALACDFVAPAQSVPKVSSGAPKTVPPGPMQPPQTDEDAFSALGDTLGKPEPPKKEPELKPKDIVHEKDVTFKKGVRVGERDDTLPPGYRFSEEELKKYPPPEKEPSLDTTEALDILSGGFATPSEASAAKTPVCPASKLPAKPLDPASDFALDALADDFVAPSSASKVQSAVSGPPHADRQLSEGSSSALDALSDTLADIKGAPEPAPVPPKDVVKEKNIVEERVSKPGERDDTLPPEYRFTEEDRKAFLADKQKDVKPKKPSIDDTTALDMLSSDFSSVQPVKPSAPDAQHFTPEPQPSTFKASGPVFDELAEKVIPNLTDPKAKDSKPKGKGAKPKSKPKKQSVEDSSSTEKLPGKPSSDVVPSSSTKSGNR, from the exons ATGGGCCAGATCTTGAGCTGGATCCGCGGCACACAGGACCAACCTGCCCTGCAGGACGTCACTGTCGAGCAACAGGTGTCACTTACTGCATATAATCGAATCGAG TCTCAGCAAGTCACACCCACCCCAACATCTCAGGTCTCCTCAGGGAAACCTGCACAATATGAG GTGCAAGTAGAAGTGGGTTCTTCTGGAACTAAAGTCAACACAGAG gatgTAGATCCGTTTGATGCCCTTTCTGGTACTCTACCATCATCAGAACCTGTGGCTCCAAAAGTCCCAGCATTCACTGGACCAGAGGTCAAAGAG CCAAATGTAAAGGCAGAGAAGGGTGTTATCTGTGGTGAGAGAGATGACACGTTGCCACCCGGATACAGACGAGCAGACCTG GAAAAGAAAACACCTGCCGGAGTTCCTGAGAAGCCTAAAGAAGTTCCCAAG CCAATAAGTTCAGACGAGGCGCTGGACTCCCTCTCAGCTGGGTTTGTGTCTTCAGCTCCACCTGCTCCTAAGAAGACTGATGTG AAAACTGAAACAGTAGGAGCAGTCGATGTTCGTTCTGCAGGCATCTCCAACTTTGCTCCCCCTCCACCCTCTCAG AAACAGCCGGCACCATCTCAGCCTGCTGCTGTAACCAAATCCCCTGCTCCACCAGCTGACAAGAAATCCAGGATCGAGACACCTGCACAACCCGCTAAACCAAAGACAGATGAC ACGGACGTGTCACTGGACGCTCTCAGTGCTTTGGGCGACACACTGGGCGCTCCAGAACCACCCAAAAAATTACCTGAACTCAAACCTGGGCAGATAGTTGAT GAGAAGAAACAGACATCAGAGAAGGGCGTTCGTGTTGGAGAGCGAGATGACACGCTCCCACCAGGTTACAGATTCTCAGAGGAAGAGCTCATGAAATATCCTCCTCCTAAGAAAGAG CCCTCAATAAACACAGATGATGCACTGGACTTTCTTTCTGGAGGTTTCTCAGAGTCTGTAGCAGCACCGGTGGTAAAGGCCCCTGTTCCTCCTTCACAG GAAAAGAAGAAACCTGAAGCAGTTCCTGAAAAGACTAAAGATGTTCCTAAG CCTGAAGTGGATGAATTGTCAGCTCTGGATGCTCTGGCTTGTGATTTTGTGGCTCCTGCACAGTCTGTGCCTAAG GTTTCTTCTGGTGCTCCTAAAACTGTCCCGCCAGGCCCTATGCAACCACCACAGACAGATGAG GATGCTTTCAGCGCTCTGGGTGACACATTGGGTAAACCAGAGCCACCCAAAAAAGAACCCGAACTCAAACCCAAGGACATCGTTCAT GAGAAGGATGTGACATTTAAAAAGGGAGTTCGTGTTGGAGAGCGAGACGACACGCTCCCACCAGGTTACAGATTCTCAGAGGAAGAGCTCAAGAAATATCCTCCTCCTGAGAAAGAG CCATCCTTAGACACTACTGAAGCTCTGGATATTCTGTCTGGTGGTTTTGCAACCCCCTCTGAAGCATCGGCTGCCAAGACCCCCGTCTGTCCTGCCTCTAAGCTTCCTGCTAAG CCTTTAGATCCTGCTTCCGATTTCGCTTTAGATGCTCTTGCAGATGATTTTGTCGCTCCTTCTTCTGCATCTAAAGTTCAGTCTGCTGTCTCTGGCCCCCCACATGCTGACAGACAG TTGTCAGAAGGTTCCTCATCAGCTTTGGATGCCCTCTCAGACACTTTAGCAGACATTAAAGGAGCCCCTGAGCCTGCCCCTGTCCCACCTAAAGACGTCGTTAAG GAAAAGAATATAGTGGAGGAAAGAGTGAGTAAACCAGGTGAGAGAGACGACACCCTTCCACCTGAGTATCGGTTCACAGAGGAAGACCGCAAG GCATTTCTAGCAGACAAGCAGAAAGATGTCAAACCGAAAAAG CCATCAATCGATGACACAACGGCCCTTGACATGCTGTCTAGTGATTTTTCTTCAGTACAACCCGTGAAGCCCTCAGCACCTGACGCCCAACACTTCACCCCTGAACCACAACCGTCAACATTTAAG gCATCAGGTCCAGTTTTTGACGAGCTGGCAGAAAAAGTTATTCCCAACCTGACTGACCCTAAAGCTAAAGACAGCAAACCAAAG GGAAAGGGTGCAAAACCAAAGTCTAAACCAAAG
- the cast gene encoding calpastatin isoform X28, translated as MGQILSWIRGTQDQPALQDVTVEQQVSLTAYNRIESQQVTPTPTSQVSSGKPAQYEVQVEVGSSGTKVNTEDVDPFDALSGTLPSSEPVAPKVPAFTGPEVKEEKKTPAGVPEKPKEVPKPISSDEALDSLSAGFVSSAPPAPKKTDVKTETVGAVDVRSAGISNFAPPPPSQKQPAPSQPAAVTKSPAPPADKKSRIETPAQPAKPKTDDTDVSLDALSALGDTLGAPEPPKKLPELKPGQIVDEKKQTSEKGVRVGERDDTLPPGYRFSEEELMKYPPPKKEPSINTDDALDFLSGGFSESVAAPVVKAPVPPSQEKKKPEAVPEKTKDVPKPEVDELSALDALACDFVAPAQSVPKVSSGAPKTVPPGPMQPPQTDEDAFSALGDTLGKPEPPKKEPELKPKDIVHEKDVTFKKGVRVGERDDTLPPGYRFSEEELKKYPPPEKEPSLDTTEALDILSGGFATPSEASAAKTPVCPASKLPAKPLDPASDFALDALADDFVAPSSASKVQSAVSGPPHADRQLSEGSSSALDALSDTLADIKGAPEPAPVPPKDVVKEKNIVEERVSKPGERDDTLPPEYRFTEEDRKAFLADKQKDVKPKKPSIDDTTALDMLSSDFSSVQPVKPSAPDAQHFTPEPQPSTFKASGPVFDELAEKVIPNLTDPKAKDSKPKGKGAKPKSKPKKQSVEDSSSTEKLPGKPSSDVVPSSSTKSGNR; from the exons ATGGGCCAGATCTTGAGCTGGATCCGCGGCACACAGGACCAACCTGCCCTGCAGGACGTCACTGTCGAGCAACAGGTGTCACTTACTGCATATAATCGAATCGAG TCTCAGCAAGTCACACCCACCCCAACATCTCAGGTCTCCTCAGGGAAACCTGCACAATATGAG GTGCAAGTAGAAGTGGGTTCTTCTGGAACTAAAGTCAACACAGAG gatgTAGATCCGTTTGATGCCCTTTCTGGTACTCTACCATCATCAGAACCTGTGGCTCCAAAAGTCCCAGCATTCACTGGACCAGAGGTCAAAGAG GAAAAGAAAACACCTGCCGGAGTTCCTGAGAAGCCTAAAGAAGTTCCCAAG CCAATAAGTTCAGACGAGGCGCTGGACTCCCTCTCAGCTGGGTTTGTGTCTTCAGCTCCACCTGCTCCTAAGAAGACTGATGTG AAAACTGAAACAGTAGGAGCAGTCGATGTTCGTTCTGCAGGCATCTCCAACTTTGCTCCCCCTCCACCCTCTCAG AAACAGCCGGCACCATCTCAGCCTGCTGCTGTAACCAAATCCCCTGCTCCACCAGCTGACAAGAAATCCAGGATCGAGACACCTGCACAACCCGCTAAACCAAAGACAGATGAC ACGGACGTGTCACTGGACGCTCTCAGTGCTTTGGGCGACACACTGGGCGCTCCAGAACCACCCAAAAAATTACCTGAACTCAAACCTGGGCAGATAGTTGAT GAGAAGAAACAGACATCAGAGAAGGGCGTTCGTGTTGGAGAGCGAGATGACACGCTCCCACCAGGTTACAGATTCTCAGAGGAAGAGCTCATGAAATATCCTCCTCCTAAGAAAGAG CCCTCAATAAACACAGATGATGCACTGGACTTTCTTTCTGGAGGTTTCTCAGAGTCTGTAGCAGCACCGGTGGTAAAGGCCCCTGTTCCTCCTTCACAG GAAAAGAAGAAACCTGAAGCAGTTCCTGAAAAGACTAAAGATGTTCCTAAG CCTGAAGTGGATGAATTGTCAGCTCTGGATGCTCTGGCTTGTGATTTTGTGGCTCCTGCACAGTCTGTGCCTAAG GTTTCTTCTGGTGCTCCTAAAACTGTCCCGCCAGGCCCTATGCAACCACCACAGACAGATGAG GATGCTTTCAGCGCTCTGGGTGACACATTGGGTAAACCAGAGCCACCCAAAAAAGAACCCGAACTCAAACCCAAGGACATCGTTCAT GAGAAGGATGTGACATTTAAAAAGGGAGTTCGTGTTGGAGAGCGAGACGACACGCTCCCACCAGGTTACAGATTCTCAGAGGAAGAGCTCAAGAAATATCCTCCTCCTGAGAAAGAG CCATCCTTAGACACTACTGAAGCTCTGGATATTCTGTCTGGTGGTTTTGCAACCCCCTCTGAAGCATCGGCTGCCAAGACCCCCGTCTGTCCTGCCTCTAAGCTTCCTGCTAAG CCTTTAGATCCTGCTTCCGATTTCGCTTTAGATGCTCTTGCAGATGATTTTGTCGCTCCTTCTTCTGCATCTAAAGTTCAGTCTGCTGTCTCTGGCCCCCCACATGCTGACAGACAG TTGTCAGAAGGTTCCTCATCAGCTTTGGATGCCCTCTCAGACACTTTAGCAGACATTAAAGGAGCCCCTGAGCCTGCCCCTGTCCCACCTAAAGACGTCGTTAAG GAAAAGAATATAGTGGAGGAAAGAGTGAGTAAACCAGGTGAGAGAGACGACACCCTTCCACCTGAGTATCGGTTCACAGAGGAAGACCGCAAG GCATTTCTAGCAGACAAGCAGAAAGATGTCAAACCGAAAAAG CCATCAATCGATGACACAACGGCCCTTGACATGCTGTCTAGTGATTTTTCTTCAGTACAACCCGTGAAGCCCTCAGCACCTGACGCCCAACACTTCACCCCTGAACCACAACCGTCAACATTTAAG gCATCAGGTCCAGTTTTTGACGAGCTGGCAGAAAAAGTTATTCCCAACCTGACTGACCCTAAAGCTAAAGACAGCAAACCAAAG GGAAAGGGTGCAAAACCAAAGTCTAAACCAAAG
- the cast gene encoding calpastatin isoform X11 codes for MGQILSWIRGTQDQPALQDVTVEQQSQQVTPTPTSQVSSGKPAQYEKGATQSSTAAVTVKPGTAPAAPSGASSAGAAGGGGFTTTQKGPSQVTPQATVSKPTPAPSAKVPVVSSGTGPAGTTGVKATDPLKDKAQSTTIPSSKPGPAKVDPAVGKPSAPAGTQKQTSAQKVQVEVGSSGTKVNTEDVDPFDALSGTLPSSEPVAPKVPAFTGPEVKEPNVKAEKGVICGERDDTLPPGYRRADLEKKTPAGVPEKPKEVPKPISSDEALDSLSAGFVSSAPPAPKKTDVKTETVGAVDVRSAGISNFAPPPPSQKQPAPSQPAAVTKSPAPPADKKSRIETPAQPAKPKTDDTDVSLDALSALGDTLGAPEPPKKLPELKPGQIVDEKKQTSEKGVRVGERDDTLPPGYRFSEEELMKYPPPKKEPSINTDDALDFLSGGFSESVAAPVVKAPVPPSQEKKKPEAVPEKTKDVPKPEVDELSALDALACDFVAPAQSVPKVSSGAPKTVPPGPMQPPQTDEDAFSALGDTLGKPEPPKKEPELKPKDIVHEKDVTFKKGVRVGERDDTLPPGYRFSEEELKKYPPPEKEPSLDTTEALDILSGGFATPSEASAAKTPVCPASKLPAKPLDPASDFALDALADDFVAPSSASKVQSAVSGPPHADRQLSEGSSSALDALSDTLADIKGAPEPAPVPPKDVVKEKNIVEERVSKPGERDDTLPPEYRFTEEDRKAFLADKQKDVKPKKPSIDDTTALDMLSSDFSSVQPVKPSAPDAQHFTPEPQPSTFKASGPVFDELAEKVIPNLTDPKAKDSKPKKQSVEDSSSTEKLPGKPSSDVVPSSSTKSGNR; via the exons ATGGGCCAGATCTTGAGCTGGATCCGCGGCACACAGGACCAACCTGCCCTGCAGGACGTCACTGTCGAGCAACAG TCTCAGCAAGTCACACCCACCCCAACATCTCAGGTCTCCTCAGGGAAACCTGCACAATATGAG AAAGGAGCTACGCAGTCGTCTACAGCAGCTGTGACTGTCAAACCCGGCACCGCACCTGCAGCTCCTTCAGGAGCATCTTCTGCTGGAGCTGCAGGCGGTGGAGGCTTCACCACCACTCAGAAAGGACCTTCCCAAGTCACGCCACAG GCCACAGTCTCTAAACCCACACCTGCACCTTCTGCTAAAGTCCCAGTTGTGAGCTCTGGGACTGGACCTGCTGGAACGACAGGAGTGAAGGCCACAGACCCTCTGAAAGATAAGGCCCAG AGTACAACCATTCCCTCATCCAAACCGGGACCTGCTAAGGTGGATCCGGCTGTTGGGAAGCCCTCAGCCCCGGCCGGTACCCAAAAACAGACAAGCGCTCAAAAG GTGCAAGTAGAAGTGGGTTCTTCTGGAACTAAAGTCAACACAGAG gatgTAGATCCGTTTGATGCCCTTTCTGGTACTCTACCATCATCAGAACCTGTGGCTCCAAAAGTCCCAGCATTCACTGGACCAGAGGTCAAAGAG CCAAATGTAAAGGCAGAGAAGGGTGTTATCTGTGGTGAGAGAGATGACACGTTGCCACCCGGATACAGACGAGCAGACCTG GAAAAGAAAACACCTGCCGGAGTTCCTGAGAAGCCTAAAGAAGTTCCCAAG CCAATAAGTTCAGACGAGGCGCTGGACTCCCTCTCAGCTGGGTTTGTGTCTTCAGCTCCACCTGCTCCTAAGAAGACTGATGTG AAAACTGAAACAGTAGGAGCAGTCGATGTTCGTTCTGCAGGCATCTCCAACTTTGCTCCCCCTCCACCCTCTCAG AAACAGCCGGCACCATCTCAGCCTGCTGCTGTAACCAAATCCCCTGCTCCACCAGCTGACAAGAAATCCAGGATCGAGACACCTGCACAACCCGCTAAACCAAAGACAGATGAC ACGGACGTGTCACTGGACGCTCTCAGTGCTTTGGGCGACACACTGGGCGCTCCAGAACCACCCAAAAAATTACCTGAACTCAAACCTGGGCAGATAGTTGAT GAGAAGAAACAGACATCAGAGAAGGGCGTTCGTGTTGGAGAGCGAGATGACACGCTCCCACCAGGTTACAGATTCTCAGAGGAAGAGCTCATGAAATATCCTCCTCCTAAGAAAGAG CCCTCAATAAACACAGATGATGCACTGGACTTTCTTTCTGGAGGTTTCTCAGAGTCTGTAGCAGCACCGGTGGTAAAGGCCCCTGTTCCTCCTTCACAG GAAAAGAAGAAACCTGAAGCAGTTCCTGAAAAGACTAAAGATGTTCCTAAG CCTGAAGTGGATGAATTGTCAGCTCTGGATGCTCTGGCTTGTGATTTTGTGGCTCCTGCACAGTCTGTGCCTAAG GTTTCTTCTGGTGCTCCTAAAACTGTCCCGCCAGGCCCTATGCAACCACCACAGACAGATGAG GATGCTTTCAGCGCTCTGGGTGACACATTGGGTAAACCAGAGCCACCCAAAAAAGAACCCGAACTCAAACCCAAGGACATCGTTCAT GAGAAGGATGTGACATTTAAAAAGGGAGTTCGTGTTGGAGAGCGAGACGACACGCTCCCACCAGGTTACAGATTCTCAGAGGAAGAGCTCAAGAAATATCCTCCTCCTGAGAAAGAG CCATCCTTAGACACTACTGAAGCTCTGGATATTCTGTCTGGTGGTTTTGCAACCCCCTCTGAAGCATCGGCTGCCAAGACCCCCGTCTGTCCTGCCTCTAAGCTTCCTGCTAAG CCTTTAGATCCTGCTTCCGATTTCGCTTTAGATGCTCTTGCAGATGATTTTGTCGCTCCTTCTTCTGCATCTAAAGTTCAGTCTGCTGTCTCTGGCCCCCCACATGCTGACAGACAG TTGTCAGAAGGTTCCTCATCAGCTTTGGATGCCCTCTCAGACACTTTAGCAGACATTAAAGGAGCCCCTGAGCCTGCCCCTGTCCCACCTAAAGACGTCGTTAAG GAAAAGAATATAGTGGAGGAAAGAGTGAGTAAACCAGGTGAGAGAGACGACACCCTTCCACCTGAGTATCGGTTCACAGAGGAAGACCGCAAG GCATTTCTAGCAGACAAGCAGAAAGATGTCAAACCGAAAAAG CCATCAATCGATGACACAACGGCCCTTGACATGCTGTCTAGTGATTTTTCTTCAGTACAACCCGTGAAGCCCTCAGCACCTGACGCCCAACACTTCACCCCTGAACCACAACCGTCAACATTTAAG gCATCAGGTCCAGTTTTTGACGAGCTGGCAGAAAAAGTTATTCCCAACCTGACTGACCCTAAAGCTAAAGACAGCAAACCAAAG